Proteins from a single region of Nodularia sp. LEGE 06071:
- a CDS encoding leucyl aminopeptidase — translation MKIQPSNTPLLEWAGDSLAIGLFEDAVELTGELAKLDEQFAGVLKELIAEEEFTAKAYSTIFTRVSASSPIRKVILVGLGKPEALKLETLRRAAAAVARVAKKQKSKNLGLSLPLWDNKAAETAQAIAEGIQLALYQDIRFKSEPENKGAKIETVDLLGLGGQEAAIILANQIVSGVNLARELVAAPANEVTPITLAETAQAIATEHGIQIEILEREDCEKLGMGAFLGVAQASELPPKFIHLTYKPEGTPRRKLAIIGKGLTFDSGGLNIKGAGSGIEMMKIDMGGAGATLGAAKAIAQIKPDVEVHFISAATENMISGHAMHPGDILKASNGKTIEVNNTDAEGRLTLADALVYADKLGVDAIVDLATLTGACVVALGEDIAGLFTPDDAIASQLEQAAQSAGEKLWRMPMEEKYFEGLKSGIADMKNTGPRPGGSITASLFLKQFIKDTPWAHLDVAGPVWTDKENGYNSSGATGYGVRTLVNWVLSE, via the coding sequence ATGAAAATTCAACCTAGTAACACGCCTCTGCTAGAGTGGGCAGGCGATAGTTTGGCAATTGGATTATTTGAAGATGCAGTAGAGTTAACTGGTGAACTAGCAAAATTAGATGAGCAGTTTGCCGGCGTTTTAAAAGAACTAATTGCCGAGGAAGAATTTACAGCCAAAGCCTACAGCACCATTTTTACGCGTGTAAGTGCTAGTAGCCCCATCCGTAAAGTAATTTTAGTCGGTTTGGGAAAACCAGAAGCTTTAAAACTAGAAACCCTGAGACGTGCTGCTGCGGCTGTGGCTAGAGTGGCAAAAAAACAAAAAAGCAAAAACCTGGGTTTGAGTTTGCCATTGTGGGATAACAAGGCGGCGGAAACTGCTCAGGCGATCGCAGAAGGTATACAACTAGCACTTTACCAAGACATTCGCTTTAAGTCGGAGCCAGAAAATAAAGGCGCAAAAATTGAAACCGTAGATTTACTGGGATTAGGTGGACAAGAAGCAGCCATTATCCTCGCCAATCAAATCGTTTCCGGGGTAAATTTAGCCAGAGAATTGGTAGCAGCACCAGCCAATGAGGTAACACCCATTACCTTGGCAGAAACAGCTCAAGCGATCGCCACTGAACACGGCATCCAGATAGAAATTCTCGAACGGGAAGACTGCGAAAAGCTTGGTATGGGAGCTTTTTTAGGAGTTGCCCAAGCTTCAGAATTGCCGCCAAAATTTATTCACCTCACTTACAAACCCGAAGGTACGCCAAGACGCAAACTAGCAATTATTGGTAAAGGTTTAACCTTTGATTCCGGCGGACTAAATATTAAAGGTGCTGGTAGCGGCATCGAAATGATGAAAATTGACATGGGCGGTGCAGGTGCTACCTTGGGTGCAGCCAAAGCCATTGCCCAAATCAAACCAGATGTAGAAGTTCACTTCATCTCAGCCGCCACGGAAAACATGATTAGCGGTCACGCCATGCACCCAGGCGACATCCTCAAAGCATCAAATGGCAAAACAATAGAAGTGAACAACACCGACGCAGAAGGGCGTTTAACCTTAGCTGATGCCTTGGTGTATGCAGACAAATTGGGAGTAGATGCGATCGTTGATTTAGCCACCCTCACAGGTGCTTGCGTTGTAGCCTTGGGTGAAGATATTGCCGGCTTGTTTACTCCCGATGATGCGATCGCGTCCCAACTGGAACAAGCTGCCCAAAGCGCCGGTGAAAAGCTGTGGCGGATGCCAATGGAAGAAAAATATTTTGAAGGGCTGAAATCAGGAATTGCGGACATGAAAAACACCGGGCCGCGTCCTGGTGGTTCTATTACTGCGTCCCTGTTCTTGAAGCAGTTCATCAAAGACACTCCTTGGGCGCATTTAGACGTTGCTGGCCCAGTCTGGACAGATAAAGAAAACGGCTACAACAGTTCAGGTGCTACAGGTTACGGTGTGCGAACCCTGGTTAATTGGGTATTGAGTGAGTAG
- a CDS encoding XisI protein, whose protein sequence is MEKLEIYRSCIQTLLEKHSQYKSHEEDVENELFFDSVRDHYQLMRVGWKGLKRVYHTILHFDIKDGKIWLQQNTTDIDVGQELLEMGIPKEDIVLGLHPPYKRPYTGYGVA, encoded by the coding sequence ATGGAGAAGCTAGAGATTTATCGTTCCTGCATCCAAACTCTTTTAGAAAAACATAGTCAGTATAAATCCCACGAAGAAGATGTAGAAAACGAGCTATTTTTTGACTCAGTGCGAGACCATTACCAACTCATGAGAGTGGGTTGGAAAGGCTTAAAGCGTGTTTATCACACGATCCTGCACTTTGATATTAAAGACGGCAAAATCTGGCTTCAACAGAACACAACTGATATTGATGTTGGTCAAGAACTATTAGAGATGGGCATTCCTAAAGAAGATATAGTTCTAGGGCTACATCCCCCATACAAACGTCCCTATACAGGGTATGGCGTTGCTTAA
- a CDS encoding XisH family protein, producing the protein MSAKDLFHEAVRRGLEKDQWIITDDPLQLEWEEVKVKIDLAAERLIAAERGEEKIAVEIKSFIGTSAISDFHTALGQFLNYRIMLEVNEPERLLYLAIPLETYETFFQSQFAQMIINRYQLKLIVYEPVTEEIVQWRS; encoded by the coding sequence ATGTCGGCAAAAGACTTGTTTCACGAAGCAGTCAGACGTGGATTAGAAAAAGACCAGTGGATAATTACGGATGATCCACTTCAACTGGAATGGGAAGAAGTCAAAGTCAAAATTGATTTAGCCGCCGAGCGGTTGATTGCAGCCGAGCGAGGTGAAGAGAAAATTGCCGTGGAGATTAAAAGCTTTATTGGGACTTCAGCTATTAGTGATTTCCATACGGCTTTGGGACAATTCCTGAACTATAGAATTATGCTGGAAGTGAATGAACCTGAGCGTCTGCTCTACTTGGCAATTCCCCTAGAAACTTATGAAACCTTCTTTCAAAGTCAATTTGCTCAGATGATCATCAATCGCTATCAATTAAAACTCATTGTTTACGAACCTGTAACTGAGGAAATTGTGCAATGGAGAAGCTAG
- a CDS encoding alpha/beta fold hydrolase has translation MPKVELKPCFLTPNRVKLEYPLFVYLPGLDGTGELLRSQTAGLEVGFDVRCLAIPRQDLTTWEVLSNNVLDLIHAELEKSSQRPVYLCGESFGGCLAMKVATQAPQLFKRIILINPASAFQLRPWLTWTSQFTYFVPEYFYEIGALGLLPFLASLARIPRHLRHELLKTMRSVPPATVNWRLSLLKEFNVTEAQLRRLTQAVLLIAGAGDRLLPSVHEARRLVSILPNPKMAVLPDSGHACLLEHNINLYKILLDQNFVEHPVKTFKELETKG, from the coding sequence ATGCCAAAAGTTGAGCTAAAGCCGTGTTTCCTGACTCCTAACCGAGTCAAACTAGAATATCCTCTGTTTGTGTATTTACCAGGATTGGATGGAACTGGTGAATTATTGCGATCGCAAACTGCTGGCTTAGAAGTGGGCTTTGATGTCCGGTGTTTGGCGATTCCCAGACAAGACCTCACCACCTGGGAAGTGTTAAGCAATAACGTCTTGGACTTGATCCATGCCGAATTAGAAAAAAGCTCTCAAAGACCAGTTTACCTGTGTGGCGAGTCCTTTGGGGGTTGTTTGGCAATGAAAGTAGCAACCCAAGCACCACAGTTATTTAAGCGGATCATCCTGATTAACCCAGCATCTGCCTTTCAGCTGCGTCCTTGGTTGACTTGGACATCCCAATTTACTTACTTTGTCCCAGAATACTTTTATGAAATTGGCGCACTAGGGTTATTACCCTTTCTGGCATCCTTGGCACGTATTCCCCGCCATCTGCGTCACGAACTGCTAAAAACCATGCGTTCCGTACCCCCAGCCACAGTTAACTGGCGATTGTCTCTCCTGAAGGAATTTAATGTAACTGAAGCCCAGTTACGCCGACTAACTCAAGCAGTTTTGCTAATTGCCGGTGCAGGCGATCGCCTTTTGCCCTCAGTACACGAAGCCAGACGCTTGGTAAGTATTTTACCTAACCCCAAGATGGCTGTATTACCTGACAGTGGACACGCCTGTTTACTAGAACATAATATTAATCTCTATAAAATCTTGCTGGATCAAAATTTTGTAGAACATCCGGTGAAAACATTTAAAGAGTTAGAGACTAAGGGTTGA
- a CDS encoding lysophospholipid acyltransferase family protein yields MSPNSPLDLSRYFLAALSTQMFRYYENRIPKDASVLVVSNHRSFMDALILMSALSRPIRFACHHYMGQVPVMREIVTGQLGGFPLEDQPNRQQSFFEQSQIILQSKQMVGVFPEGTLPMVTSTQPNQIGEFHRGFAHLALRSNVEDLAILPIAIASLEEVNTHGLPLRLLSFFDPSEPLFNQGGLHPLVIYRRVAVLIGHPYWITPQHQRKYHGKQAKNVVNELTEHCHDEIASLLKQGCD; encoded by the coding sequence ATGAGTCCAAATAGTCCCTTGGATCTTTCTCGCTATTTCCTGGCGGCGTTATCAACGCAAATGTTTCGCTATTACGAAAATCGCATTCCCAAGGATGCTAGCGTTTTAGTAGTCAGCAATCACCGTAGCTTTATGGATGCACTGATTTTAATGTCGGCGCTATCCAGACCAATTCGCTTTGCTTGCCATCACTATATGGGACAAGTCCCAGTCATGCGGGAGATTGTCACGGGACAATTAGGCGGCTTTCCCTTAGAGGATCAGCCCAACCGCCAGCAAAGCTTTTTTGAACAGTCACAGATAATTTTACAGTCAAAGCAGATGGTGGGTGTTTTTCCTGAAGGAACTCTCCCAATGGTGACATCTACTCAGCCCAATCAAATAGGTGAATTTCACCGAGGATTTGCTCATTTAGCATTGCGGTCTAATGTGGAAGATTTAGCAATTTTACCAATTGCGATCGCTTCCCTGGAAGAAGTAAATACTCATGGTTTACCTCTACGACTGTTAAGTTTCTTTGACCCTTCAGAACCTTTATTTAATCAAGGAGGTTTACATCCCTTGGTGATCTATCGTCGGGTGGCTGTGTTAATTGGTCACCCTTATTGGATAACACCACAACATCAACGGAAATATCACGGTAAACAAGCGAAAAATGTGGTGAATGAACTAACTGAACATTGCCATGATGAGATTGCCAGTTTACTAAAGCAAGGTTGTGATTAA
- the metG gene encoding methionine--tRNA ligase translates to MDLVDKTEKRFALTTPLYYVNDVPHVGSAYTTIAADVVARFHRLLGHQVLLITGTDEHGQKIQRSAESLGKPPQEFCDQIVPSFIKLWQLLNIQYDRFSRTTASRHEAIVKEFFLRVWEKGDIYQGKQKGWYCVSCEEFKEERELLEGKRCPIHTNKEVEWRDEQNYFFRLSNYQAQLEEFYQSRPDFIQPESRRNEVLSFVSQGLQDFSISRVNLDWGFPVPVDPQHTLYVWFDALLAYVTALLEPDAEATLANALETWWPINLHLIGKDILRFHAVYWPAMLMSAGLPLPEKVFGHGFLTKDGQKMGKSLGNTLDPIGLVQSYGSDAVRYYFLKEIEFGKDGDFNEVRFINVLNADLANDLGNLLNRNLNMVKKYCTGDGLTIANEGINDENPLKAIGLRLGDKVQQAYEALAFNQACEAILLLVRTSNKFIDDQAPWSLYKQGKQQEVETVLYAVLESVRLAAYLLSPVIPNISNAIYQQLGFGIDFNDQIKTSMLAPFAIHAKWGVLTSEQSLGKPQPVFKRIEIAKND, encoded by the coding sequence ATGGATTTAGTGGATAAAACAGAAAAAAGATTTGCATTGACAACACCCCTATATTATGTAAATGATGTTCCTCACGTTGGCAGTGCTTACACAACGATAGCAGCAGACGTGGTGGCGCGGTTTCACAGGCTGTTAGGGCATCAGGTATTGCTGATTACAGGTACAGATGAACACGGGCAGAAAATTCAGCGTTCAGCAGAGAGTTTAGGGAAACCGCCACAAGAGTTTTGTGATCAAATTGTGCCTAGCTTTATCAAGTTATGGCAGTTATTAAATATTCAATATGATCGTTTTAGTCGGACTACTGCTTCCCGTCATGAAGCCATCGTCAAAGAGTTCTTCTTGCGAGTCTGGGAAAAAGGCGACATCTACCAAGGAAAACAGAAAGGTTGGTACTGCGTATCCTGCGAAGAATTTAAAGAAGAACGGGAACTACTAGAGGGAAAGCGCTGCCCTATTCATACTAACAAGGAAGTTGAGTGGCGGGACGAGCAAAACTACTTTTTCCGCCTATCTAATTATCAAGCCCAACTAGAAGAATTTTACCAATCTCGACCAGATTTTATTCAACCAGAAAGTCGTCGAAATGAAGTCTTGAGCTTTGTCAGCCAAGGGTTACAGGATTTTTCCATTTCGCGGGTAAATCTCGACTGGGGTTTTCCTGTCCCAGTTGATCCCCAGCATACCCTTTATGTTTGGTTTGACGCGTTGCTAGCTTATGTCACAGCATTACTAGAACCAGATGCAGAAGCAACTTTAGCCAACGCCTTAGAAACTTGGTGGCCAATCAACCTACATTTAATTGGTAAAGATATCCTCCGATTCCATGCAGTTTATTGGCCGGCCATGCTGATGTCGGCTGGTTTACCCTTACCAGAAAAAGTATTTGGGCATGGGTTTTTGACTAAAGATGGTCAAAAAATGGGTAAGTCTCTGGGTAATACCCTCGATCCCATCGGGCTAGTTCAAAGTTATGGTAGTGATGCCGTTCGTTATTACTTCCTTAAGGAAATCGAATTTGGCAAAGATGGCGATTTTAATGAAGTTAGATTCATTAATGTTTTGAATGCAGATTTGGCTAATGACTTAGGTAATTTGCTCAATCGCAACTTAAACATGGTGAAGAAATACTGTACTGGTGATGGACTAACAATTGCAAATGAAGGCATTAATGACGAAAATCCGTTGAAAGCGATTGGTTTACGTCTAGGGGACAAGGTACAACAAGCTTATGAAGCGCTAGCTTTTAACCAAGCCTGCGAAGCTATCCTGTTGCTGGTACGAACCAGTAATAAGTTTATTGATGATCAAGCCCCTTGGTCACTATATAAACAAGGAAAGCAGCAAGAAGTGGAAACGGTACTTTACGCAGTTCTAGAATCTGTTAGACTAGCAGCTTATCTTCTGTCCCCAGTAATTCCGAATATCAGTAACGCTATTTATCAGCAGCTGGGCTTTGGAATTGACTTTAATGATCAAATAAAAACTTCAATGCTTGCCCCTTTTGCTATCCATGCAAAATGGGGGGTACTAACCAGTGAACAATCGTTGGGTAAACCACAACCCGTCTTTAAGCGCATAGAAATTGCCAAAAACGATTAG
- a CDS encoding NYN domain-containing protein, protein MLNNLENDSIFTPEQVLENRGRVAIFIDGSNLFYAALQLGIEIDYTKLLCRLTGGSRLLRAFFYTGVDRTNEKQQGFLLWMRRNGYRVIAKDLVQLPDGSKKANLDVEIAVDMMALVDSYDTAVLVSGDGDLAYAVNSVSYRGVRVEVVSLRSMTSDSLINVSDRYIDLEAIKEDIQKNPRQSYPYRPLSSMGFLEDIREADQQLEIQD, encoded by the coding sequence ATGTTGAATAATTTGGAAAATGACTCAATCTTTACCCCGGAACAAGTCTTAGAGAATCGAGGTCGTGTAGCTATATTCATTGATGGTTCCAACCTGTTTTATGCTGCATTACAACTGGGAATCGAAATTGACTACACGAAGCTACTCTGCCGATTAACTGGCGGTTCTAGACTGTTGCGTGCTTTCTTTTACACTGGTGTAGACCGCACAAACGAGAAGCAACAAGGGTTTCTGTTGTGGATGCGTCGCAATGGCTACCGCGTCATCGCTAAGGATTTAGTACAGTTACCTGACGGCTCCAAGAAAGCCAACCTGGATGTAGAAATTGCCGTAGATATGATGGCATTGGTAGATTCTTATGATACCGCAGTTTTGGTCAGTGGTGATGGGGATTTGGCCTATGCTGTCAATTCAGTCAGCTATCGTGGTGTGCGCGTAGAGGTGGTGAGTTTGCGCTCAATGACCAGTGATAGTTTAATCAATGTTAGCGATCGCTATATTGATTTAGAAGCCATCAAAGAAGATATTCAAAAAAACCCGCGCCAAAGCTATCCATATCGGCCTCTCTCCAGCATGGGTTTTCTGGAAGATATCAGAGAGGCTGATCAACAGTTAGAAATCCAAGATTAA
- the lptC gene encoding LPS export ABC transporter periplasmic protein LptC, with the protein MNYPKGRPKKRVNCGEKGQNKPNLRRLFSFPSLNSLQPKANWFYLPLTCLLVLGLVACGGSTPTASQSDDADSSPQESNLTFFDVTLEQADEVGRPVWKVRSKKAIYTKEKQIGEAENPVGELYQDGKPVYQIQADKADIEQDGQKLFLKGKILATDPVNGIVLQGNELEWLPQEDLLIVRNQLNGTHKQLKAVAQEARVKTREQRIEFSGGVIANSVDPQMQMRSESLTWRIKEETLTSDRPIQIDRYNNNKITDRGQGDAAEVNLKTKIATIKKNAQLELVDPPTQIASNSMIWDMNAETVKTNSPITVVQRAENVTVTANQGEMKIQQKIVNLTGNVNAIGQRRQSLKSNQLNWYLDKKLLEAQGNVIYRQVDPPINFTGETAVGNLQTEDIVVKSGKSGGRVVTEIIPQDAGISN; encoded by the coding sequence ATGAATTATCCCAAAGGCAGGCCGAAAAAGAGAGTAAATTGTGGTGAAAAAGGGCAAAATAAACCAAATTTACGCCGCTTATTTTCATTCCCATCTCTCAATTCTTTACAACCCAAAGCAAATTGGTTTTACCTGCCTTTAACTTGTTTATTGGTACTTGGATTAGTTGCTTGTGGGGGATCTACCCCTACGGCTTCTCAATCAGATGATGCTGATTCATCTCCCCAAGAAAGCAATTTGACCTTTTTTGATGTCACTTTAGAACAAGCCGACGAAGTAGGAAGACCAGTTTGGAAAGTTCGATCTAAAAAAGCGATATACACTAAAGAAAAACAAATTGGTGAGGCGGAAAATCCCGTTGGTGAACTATACCAAGACGGCAAACCGGTTTACCAAATACAAGCAGATAAAGCAGATATTGAACAGGATGGTCAGAAGCTATTTCTCAAGGGAAAGATCCTGGCTACAGATCCTGTCAATGGTATTGTATTGCAAGGTAATGAATTAGAGTGGTTGCCTCAAGAAGATTTATTAATTGTCCGCAATCAACTAAATGGGACTCATAAACAACTCAAAGCAGTAGCGCAAGAAGCACGAGTTAAAACCCGCGAACAGCGCATAGAATTTTCTGGTGGCGTAATAGCTAATTCCGTTGATCCCCAAATGCAAATGCGAAGTGAGAGTTTAACTTGGCGAATTAAAGAAGAAACATTAACAAGCGATCGCCCCATCCAAATTGACCGCTATAACAATAATAAAATTACTGACCGTGGCCAGGGAGATGCTGCCGAAGTCAACTTAAAAACTAAAATTGCTACTATCAAAAAAAATGCCCAGTTAGAGTTAGTAGACCCACCCACGCAAATAGCTAGTAACTCTATGATCTGGGACATGAATGCAGAAACTGTGAAGACAAATTCCCCGATCACTGTTGTCCAGCGTGCCGAAAATGTGACTGTAACCGCCAATCAAGGCGAAATGAAAATACAGCAAAAAATTGTGAATTTAACAGGCAATGTCAACGCCATAGGGCAGCGTCGTCAGTCCCTCAAATCTAATCAGCTAAATTGGTATCTGGACAAAAAATTATTAGAAGCGCAGGGAAATGTGATTTATCGTCAAGTTGACCCACCAATAAATTTTACAGGTGAAACAGCCGTCGGTAATCTGCAAACAGAGGACATTGTAGTTAAAAGTGGAAAATCTGGCGGCAGAGTAGTCACGGAAATTATTCCTCAAGATGCAGGAATTAGTAATTAG
- a CDS encoding D-alanyl-D-alanine carboxypeptidase: MLELLGSGLVSLWLEMAGVQIKPTEALEALAWQSSPGLVLAPDPNPAGSTTVQQYLQELISSKLIAENLAESQGIWMQSGPMLMANHQGTTPLPAASLTKIATSLVALKTWGPDHQFETLVSTTGPIVNGVLQGDLVITGGGDPMFVWEEAIALGNTLNKMGIKQVKGNLLISGSFAMNFEPNPILAGQMLKQALNHTTWTRPANYIYSIMPKGTAKPQVVITGSVKLATQPNPQQTLLVRRRSLPLQQLIKEMNVFSNNVMAEMLAESVGGAAVMQSQAAKLAGVPEAEIQLINGSGLGVDNRISPRAACAMLMAIQREATTHKINVADLFPTAGFDRRGTMQTRKMPYATVMKTGTLREVSALAGVIPTRDRGLVWFAIINRGPQVSAFRANQDKLLQTLVKQLEVVPNIPTTITPHSPKYFSPELGAASRNEILLVANKTNS; the protein is encoded by the coding sequence ATGCTGGAATTATTGGGTTCAGGTTTAGTTTCTTTGTGGCTGGAAATGGCTGGGGTACAAATTAAGCCTACAGAAGCCCTAGAGGCATTAGCTTGGCAAAGTAGCCCTGGCTTGGTTCTAGCACCTGATCCAAATCCCGCCGGTTCCACTACAGTCCAGCAATATTTGCAAGAACTGATTTCCTCGAAGTTGATAGCGGAAAACTTAGCTGAGAGTCAAGGTATTTGGATGCAGTCGGGGCCAATGTTGATGGCAAATCATCAAGGTACAACTCCTCTCCCGGCTGCTTCTTTAACTAAGATTGCTACTTCACTTGTGGCGTTGAAAACTTGGGGACCAGACCACCAATTTGAAACTTTGGTCAGCACTACGGGGCCAATAGTTAACGGGGTATTGCAGGGTGATTTGGTGATTACTGGTGGCGGTGATCCGATGTTTGTTTGGGAAGAAGCGATCGCACTGGGTAATACTCTGAATAAAATGGGGATCAAACAAGTAAAGGGAAACTTGCTCATCAGCGGCAGTTTCGCCATGAATTTTGAACCAAATCCCATATTAGCTGGGCAGATGCTCAAGCAAGCACTGAATCACACGACTTGGACTCGTCCGGCAAATTACATATATTCCATCATGCCGAAGGGGACAGCTAAACCTCAAGTTGTGATTACGGGTAGCGTGAAATTAGCAACCCAACCAAACCCGCAACAAACCCTATTAGTGCGCCGCCGTTCTTTACCTTTGCAGCAATTAATTAAGGAAATGAACGTTTTCAGTAACAACGTCATGGCAGAGATGCTGGCGGAATCGGTAGGAGGAGCGGCTGTTATGCAATCGCAAGCGGCCAAACTAGCTGGAGTACCGGAGGCAGAAATTCAGTTAATTAATGGTTCAGGACTAGGAGTAGACAATCGGATTTCTCCCAGAGCCGCCTGTGCGATGTTAATGGCAATTCAACGGGAAGCAACTACCCATAAAATTAATGTGGCTGACTTGTTTCCTACAGCTGGATTTGACCGTCGGGGAACAATGCAAACTAGAAAAATGCCCTATGCCACTGTGATGAAAACTGGTACTTTGCGGGAGGTAAGCGCTTTAGCTGGAGTCATTCCTACACGCGATCGCGGTTTGGTATGGTTTGCTATTATTAACCGTGGCCCACAAGTATCAGCTTTCCGCGCTAATCAAGATAAGCTTTTACAAACTCTTGTCAAACAGTTAGAAGTAGTTCCCAATATTCCCACTACCATTACTCCCCACTCTCCTAAATATTTTTCACCGGAATTGGGTGCAGCTAGTCGTAACGAAATTTTGTTAGTTGCAAATAAGACTAATTCGTAA
- a CDS encoding LOG family protein — protein sequence MTSSASFDTLETLQADIAELFDRLPTLKNRPLIQQALATIVRLAESEIERLDWKILSSALADMERGFQLFYDYRHVRKVTIFGSARLSPATPEYQMALEFARAVCQLGFMVMTGGGGGIMQAGHEGAGRDNSFGLNIQLPFEQQANPFIEGDPKLIHFKYFFTRKLFLLKESDAVALFPGGFGTQDEAFECMTLSQTGKFGPVPVVLIDHPGGDYWRSWSEYIDQKLVQKGLVSPEDPNLYTVTDNLEVACNAITGFYRVYHSSRYVGEQLVIRLSADLSDAAVEKLNANFSDILVKGKIAKSQALPQENQDETMELPRLVLYFNQRDLGRLYQMIAAINQMGTPSVEEQAHPERK from the coding sequence ATGACCTCATCTGCGTCTTTTGACACATTAGAGACTCTCCAGGCGGATATCGCTGAACTATTTGATCGTTTACCAACCTTAAAAAATCGGCCACTGATTCAGCAGGCATTGGCTACTATAGTGCGTCTAGCTGAGAGTGAGATTGAACGTCTTGATTGGAAAATATTGTCATCTGCTTTAGCAGATATGGAGCGAGGTTTCCAGCTATTTTATGACTACCGACACGTCCGCAAAGTAACTATTTTTGGTTCAGCTCGTCTATCGCCAGCAACACCAGAGTATCAGATGGCCCTTGAGTTTGCTCGCGCTGTTTGTCAGTTAGGATTCATGGTGATGACAGGCGGCGGCGGCGGTATTATGCAGGCGGGTCACGAAGGCGCTGGGCGAGATAATTCCTTTGGCTTAAATATTCAGTTACCCTTTGAGCAGCAAGCAAACCCATTTATAGAGGGTGATCCGAAGCTGATTCATTTTAAGTATTTCTTCACCCGCAAATTGTTTCTCCTCAAAGAAAGTGATGCTGTGGCTTTATTTCCTGGAGGATTTGGGACTCAAGATGAAGCTTTTGAGTGTATGACCTTAAGCCAAACAGGTAAATTTGGCCCTGTTCCTGTAGTTTTAATTGATCATCCAGGTGGCGATTACTGGCGGTCTTGGAGCGAATATATTGATCAAAAACTGGTGCAAAAAGGTCTTGTGAGTCCTGAAGACCCCAACCTGTACACAGTCACAGATAACCTGGAAGTAGCTTGTAATGCGATTACAGGTTTTTATCGCGTTTATCACTCTAGCCGCTACGTAGGTGAGCAGTTGGTGATTCGTCTGTCAGCAGATTTATCAGATGCTGCGGTAGAAAAGTTAAATGCTAACTTTAGCGACATTCTGGTGAAAGGAAAAATTGCCAAAAGTCAGGCTTTGCCTCAAGAAAATCAAGATGAGACAATGGAACTACCCCGCCTCGTTTTGTACTTTAACCAACGTGATTTGGGTCGTTTGTATCAAATGATTGCGGCAATTAATCAGATGGGTACGCCTTCCGTTGAAGAACAGGCACATCCAGAAAGAAAATAA